GGTTACAAGGCGTAAACTGCTACTTCCCACAAAGTGCAAGATCTTTCTTAGAAGGTCTAAAACTTAAAGCATAAAGACTATAAATACAAAGATTAGCTTGTTTTGATTTAACAGAGAATTCATTAGAAGTGGTTATAAATGCAGGAACATTGCATGCAGTTGAAGTGCTTCTAATCAAAGTAGCTCTACAGTTGTTGAGAAATTCAGCTTCTTTTGCACAATTAATCCCATCAACAGATGGTATATCAAGCTTGTACACTCCATATCTGTTGGTAGTCCTATTTACCGAAAACGATATCTGCTCTGCTGTTCTTGGAGATGCTATTTTAAACTTGCAATCTATCCTTACCTCTGCCCCTGTTGTATTCACACATTTATATTTCAAAACATGATAAGATGATACACATAAGTTGTGTATGTGTGGATGGGTTTGTTAGGTGTTAGGGCTGGAAACTAATTGTAGTCTGAGTTGCTCTTGAGCTACTTGGGTTTATTCTAGCCGAGTTTAAATGAGTTCGAGTCAGTGGCGAACTTAGGTTATGTGGGGTGGGATCAACGAACCCCaataattaaaaattttattacaaaataatactcaGATtgaataggacaccactaaatttaaataTCAAACGCCGTACAATTTTAAAATTAACGATTTTATTGAAGTAAATGAtcatttcttaaaaaaaaaaaaaaaaaaaaatttacaaagtACCACTCGATTTGTATATGACCCCTTTGAGTTTTGATACTAGAAATTGCCACTGGCTTGAGTCGAGTTTGAACGTATTTTGAGAATCGTTTAGTAAACGAGCTATAGCTTCTTATATCAAGCTTTAACAAGCTCCCGAACCTAAAAGAGCCtttaatttatgtatattaattagtattatttgatatacTACATTAtacaatacaattattatatactaatataataataataactattgtaATTGTAATAACTATAACTATTACTCCTACATTGTCCACTCTTCAATATTGGAATGTCTTAAATTAATTTTAACTTTCATTAATGGATAAGAAGGATGTGATAAATACCCCACTTTATTATGGAGGACAAAAAGATACGTTAAATGTAAGGAGTAAGACGGGAAAAGTGGAAAGTTAACAAAAAATTATATGTAACGTGTATTTTTTCTTAAAATGTATTTTCGTCTTTGATCAGAGGaagtatatattataatatcaaacgagcggagctcgagctcgagcttatATAAAATTAAACGCGCCGAGCTCTAACTTAATATATTAGGCTCAAAGTAAGCTGAGCTTGAGCTCTTTAAATTTTGAATCGAGCACGAAATCGACTCGGCTTGTTTACACCCCTAGGCGTTAACCCCTAGGCGTTTATAAAGTTATGAGCTTGAGCACAAATAATGAGCTTGATCTTATAACTCCATCGAACTTTTCAACTCTTATGTAATATGCAAGTATACTCCACATATAATAAAAAATGTGTTTGGTTACTGGATATGTTGTAACCTGGTAAGAAGTAGCTGTGGGTGGAGAAAGAGCTGTTGGAACATGCATCACAGTAGACAACGCCAACGACCGAGATACGAGGATTCATGTGTTTCGAAGCCTCAACTTGTACAGACATTGAGACTGTGATTAGCAACGAAAAGACGGCGAAAAGCGTATGTGATTCCATGGAAGTAAATTTATCCTAAATGCTAAGCAAATGGCAACAAGTGTTTgtggtggtgatgatggttgtgAAGAATAGCATTGAAGAGTTATGGATAGATAGTGAAGTAATGAAACAAAAACATGTGAATGTATTTTGGCTGGATGTGTACAAGTAATGAAAGGTTTTTGCTTGTTACTTTGGGTAAAATGTTGGCTGCTTTCTGTCACTGATGAATTTTTAgtctttttttttttggttttactTGACAGATAGTATTTTTAGGTCAATGTAGTATGCCCTTACTAGTTACTACCCTACCAAACAGCTTTCACACTTGCAAAATTCTGATTCAAGATTTGAAATGAACCCAAGAAGTCCAAGCGAACTCACTTAAAATCTTTACTAAACTATAACCGAGCATCATTAGAGTGTCACGAGTTATGGGTGTTCTGGGTCGGTTTGGGGCGGATTTGCCAGTCAAACAATTTTTCTTTTCGGTTTGTACGTTGTCATAACCATTCAATTTCGAATTACAAAGTTAATTTGGGTCAGGGTATGGTTCGTTCCTTTAGCTTGTCCGGGATTCATCCAACTTGACCGAGCAATCAACTAGCTCAACTTTCCAATTACTTTTACGATGGAAATTTGGACATCCATTTGTTATGGTTATTAATATTTCCACTATTTTTTTTCGAACAGCAACAATATATTAAGAGGCTAGCAAGATGCTAAAGCCAAAAACAAAGAAACAATACAAATAATGCGAAAGTAAATGCAACGAAACAAGAAAAAACAAAAGAATTACAAAGAAGAAACAAAAGAAGAAGATTATAACGGATTACAAAGCCAAGAGGTCCACGCGGGAGCAAATTTGGATCTAGCTTGAAGCCATGCGAAGGACGATAATCTTATGTTGTCAAATAAGTCTCTTTCTTTAATATTGCCGTTTTCATGAAGTGTATCGTTTCTAAATCTCCATAACCACCAAAAAGTAGCAGCTACAATGCTATAAATGCGAGTCTTTTTAGACAAGGAACCATTTAACGAGTCCATCCAGATAAAGAAATCTTCAACAGTGATGAATGGATCAGGCCAAGGAATGGCCGTCCAAAGTCTGATTCGTCTCCAAATTGAGTTGGCAACATAACAAAAGATAAAAGTATGATCCCTTGAATCTCCACCAACACTACATATGGGGCAAATAATAGTATTGATATCGAATCCTTTAAAGGCAAGATTTATTCTAGAAGGAAGACGATCCAAAATTAAACGCCATATGAAAATATTAATCTTCAAGGGAATAAATTTGGACCAACGAGTATGATAGCTAGATGTCGGGAGATGAAGGTCGTCTAGCAGCTTGCGGGCATCCGAAACGTGAAAATTTCCATCATTTCCTAGATTCCAGAACCATGTGTCGTCAGTGTTGCTAAGAGAGACCGAACTCAGATCTGTTAATAAGTCATGAAGTTTTGCCGAAGTTGGAGGGTTTCGAGACCAGTCCCAGTTCCATCCGTTATCCACGCTTAGTCTTTCGCATATCAAGCAATCCGGATTGTTGTCAAGACGGTATAAACGATTAAACTTACTTTCAAGAGTGAAGTTTCCCAACCATTTGTCCTTCCAAAATTTGGTATTGCGACCATTTCCGAGCTTTAGATGAAGAGTATCTTCTGGAATATTTCCTGAATCATGAAGAGATTTAATAGAAGCAACAATGTTACTCCAGACCCCTGAAGTTTTACAACCACGATTTCCAAAACCCGCCTTAATACCATGGATAGCAACAAGCGTACGAGCCCAAAGAGAGCTAGTACAACGAACCAGACGCCATTTCCATTTCAAAAGAAGCGAAAGGTTAAAGGATAGGATACTACCAATGCCGAGACCTCCGTTTTCAAGAGAAGCTATCGTTTGCTCCCATTTTATCCACGccatctttctcttttctttaCAGCCTCCCCAAAAGAATCGTGCACGCTTTTTTTCAAGAGATTTGATGATGGAAATAGGAGCACGAAACAAAGATAAGTAGTAAATACCAAGGCTACCCAAAACAGATTTGATCAATGTATATCTACCTCCAATCGAAAGAAGGTTAGCAGCCCATAAAGAGAGTTTGGAGTCAAATTTATCAGTCAGGTGTTGCCAATGAGCCCTTCGATTAGGGTTGGAGCCAATCAGAAGACCAAGAAATTTGAATGGTGTATTACCAGCTTCACATCCACATCTAGACGCCATGAGATCGACTTGGTCCATCTCAACACCTATCCCATACAGTTTCGATTTTTGTAAATTAATTCTCATGCCCGAGACAAGGTGGAAATATTCGAGCACCATTAGAATATTATCTAAGTCTTGGGAATTCCATTCAGAAACAATGGCAACATCATCTGCAaaaagaaaatgagaaatattaagATTACCGATGGTAACCCCCTTTATCAGGTTGTTTGAGGCCGCACTTTTCATGGTTAGATGTAAGCCTTCCATGACAATAATAAAGAGAAATGGCGATAACGGGTCACCCTGCCTTAAACAGCTTGTAATCGAAAATTCCGAAGTAGGACTTCCATTAACCAAGATAGAAGTTCTAGCGGAGGATAAACACGCCTTAATCCAAGATCTCCACTTAACTCCAAAACCAAGTTGACCAAGCATGAAATCAAGATATCTCCAATCAACCGAATCAAAAGCCTTTTCAAAGTCAACTTTAAAAACcaatagcttttttttttttttttaatccaatCAATGACTTCACTAAGAATTAGAGGGCCATCGAGGATTTGTCTGCCCTTAATGAACGCAGTTTGCTCACTACTAATAACATGGTCGATAACCTTAGCGAGCCTATTTGCAAGAATCTTTGCCACAATCTTGTACGTGGCGCTTATTAATGAGATGGGACGATAATCTTTGACATTTACCGGGTTATCAACCTTTGGGATTAACGTAATAAACGAGGAGTTAGAACCGTGAGGTAAATAACCAGATTTCATGAAATCATCTACAAAATTGAAGATATCATTCTTGAGAATTTCCCAAAAATGTTTGATGAAAGAGAAAGAATAACCATCCGGCCCTGGAGATTTATCACTACCACAATTCCAGACGGCCTCTTTAATTTCTTCGAGAGTGATCGGGGTCTCTAACCCATCGCGCTCTGATTCAGATAGGACCGAAGCTCCTTTTAGATTGTGCAAAGGAACATGAGTAATTTTGGATTGAAACTTTGATTTGAAAAACAAGAGAAAAGCGTTTTTAATGTCGTTTGGATCAGTAATCCAGATTCCATTAACCATGATACCCTGGACGGAATGAGTATGTCTTTTACGTTTAAGAATCGAGTGAAAGAAGCCTGAATTCTCATCACCTTCAAGATCCCACTTAGTACGCGCTTTCTGAGAAATGTCCAAGTCTCTAGCTTTTAATATTACATGCCTTTCTTTTACAAGAGACAAGCGATTTAGCCTCTCCTCTTCAGTAACCGAATGATTGTCAAGTTTATCCTCGATCTCTTTTATAAGCAAATCAATCTCCTTTAGCCTTGAGAGATCATTAGATCGACAACCTGCAACCCATTCTTTGATGTTATTTTTTAGATTCTTCAGTTTCAAGTGAATTGGTAAACCTGCGTAAGAGTCTAAAGCCTCAATTATGACATTATCCGCATTAGGTTTAAGTAACCAAGATTTAAAAAACTTGAAAGGAGTCGGTCCGAAATCTGTTTTCAAAACATGAAGCAATAAAGGACAGTGATCTGACAAACGTCTATCAAGGACAGTAACACGAACGTCCGGATGATCATCCAAGACATTTGGAGACAATAGAAAGCGGTCTAGTTTACTCATCTTTGTACCAGGAGTGTTCATATATGTGAAAGATCGACCACAAAGAGGAAGGTCGATCAGGGATGTATTATTCAAAAAAGTGTTGAAAGTATCCGCATCATTTCTGTTGAAGATAGAACCATATCTTTCAGCTTCACATCTAACCTCATTTAGATCACCAAAAAGAATAAATCTACCAACATGGTTTCGAATAAAATCATGAAGAGAGCACCAAAGCAACGACTTATCTTCCGAGTTTTGAGGACCATAAATGTTTACCATAAAATAAGGTTCAGTATACTTTTTCCAGAAACCTTTGACAATAATGTAACTATGATGACACCAAATTTGTTCTTTGCGAAAAGAGTTGCGATCCCAAACGGAAAGTAACCCGCCCGATCTACCACGAGCAAGACTACACGCGAAATCAAATTGGTAATTACCCCACATAGACTTGATACGGAAAATTTCAAGTCTAATCATTTTCGTTTCTTGAAGTGCAAAAAAAGAGACATTATTCTTAAAACAAATTTCTTTCACCCACTCGCATTTTCCTCTAGTCTTCGTTCCGCGAATGTTCAAAGAGAGAACATTCATTGATCCACAATATCTTCACCAATACGATTAATGAATCTTGAAATATTTCTTTCACAACCTTTAACATCGTAACCCAAGGTATCGCCGATTGCTACTAATCTGGACATTTCATGTAAGATGGAGATACCATGGTAATCCTTTTTAATGTAAGAAGCAGGGGAAATAGTACCAGTAGATGAAGAGTGTGGTGCAAGGGGTGATTGCACGTCACAACGATCCGATTGACTATTATTCAAAGGAGATTCTGGAACAAAAGGGGCTTCATCAACATTACGATCTGAAGAGTTTTCCTTCGACTCCTTAAAAGAATCTTGCACTGAAGGATCAGAATGATTGACCTCTACCTCTACGTTACGAATTACCTCGTCATCAAAGATATTCACATCAACACTTTCATCATCATCAGATGATGTTTCAGAAATGTCGTCTGAGATGTTTAAAGACCAGGAGGCAACCTCATTCACATGAGCTAAAAAAGTGGTTCCTCTTAAGCTAACTTCAACATCTTCCACAAGCGTATCTCGGCTCGTAGTAGCAATACAAACACGTCCAATACACATGGGTCTAGAAGGATTAATATCCGCATAAATGAACTTACCAAAGACAGAAGCAATCTTTTTATATGCACATGGTCCCCAAGCAACAGCAGGAAGACCTTGAATTTGTATCCAAATAACTCGTTCATCGATGACAAAGTTACTACAGGGAGTCTTTATGCAGCTAAACAAAGGCTTAAGATTATCATTGTTTTCAAAAGAGGAACACGTTTCAGCATCATTAAACTGTAACCAAGCCCAGAAACCTCCAACGTGATTGATGGCAATGTCATAGAACCCTTCACTTTTACAAATTCTATACAGGCTACCAAGAGTATCAAGAGATCGTACCTTTACTAACAAAGCTTTTGAACCGTCTTCAAAAGAAACAAGATCCTCTTCCTGTAAAGAGATCTTCTTGTTTGAGGATGAAGAATGTGAAGTGTGTGCTACGGGATTGGCCTTCGCTTCAGATGACTCGGAGTTGATCTTCATAGATTCGGCCGGAGTAGGGAAAAAAGCTGCTTGGGAAACATTTACTCTAGCTATATGGTTTGCGGAGACTTGCTGTTTCACGTTACGATTAGTGACTGAATTAACCCGATTAGATCTAGCAGGTGTCACATAGACGTGGTAATTACCGATCCAAATGTTTGATAATGATCTTGCAAAAGTATCCACGTCTTTGATTCCAAGGAATCGCACAAAACCAAACCGCTTGCCAGTTTTTGCAAGCTTTGAA
This window of the Rutidosis leptorrhynchoides isolate AG116_Rl617_1_P2 chromosome 7, CSIRO_AGI_Rlap_v1, whole genome shotgun sequence genome carries:
- the LOC139858546 gene encoding uncharacterized protein: MESHTLFAVFSLLITVSMSVQVEASKHMNPRISVVGVVYCDACSNSSFSTHSYFLPGAEVRIDCKFKIASPRTAEQISFSVNRTTNRYGVYKLDIPSVDGINCAKEAEFLNNCRATLIRSTSTACNVPAFITTSNEFSVKSKQANLCIYSLYALSFRPSKKDLALCGK